From Penicillium digitatum chromosome 5, complete sequence, one genomic window encodes:
- a CDS encoding Hydrolase, alpha/beta fold family protein, whose protein sequence is MSNENPVQAESALLNRRRRKSRNGTDPTSPEVISSLISSLSTISVPLNSHFDAFSKFDTESVPELTEVPPTAPIRSPPPSEQYGFGMSYGAYKLAVEPPTLPFLHPDDAASSPVVRMARAPSPKSPRSPRSKPFRTTDSSSTRPASRESYTSVIAAPETSSIGTISTEPGPRLSTPSIASNGSAGRTKSLKGQLSLLKMSSREFMGEKDPQVERLRKTTSYNDSLRHNIPRSRASLRSLHSMPEVTEEARPADVKEESFEEKLPSTPPFKDTQLLYSTPDTCNPGGIGSGRIIPTRGSSLRHRHSQSSSSTKHRSARHSRYPSTTSKEFNTDDGSPGTNNDAEQVTRRIQELKDQQQKIKNELELGNSPEHSTETSPVKQAKISKASRILGYDVNEVMRNGLVLNQPPFDESAPSPNVMTGKSRTGMRLGAPLASKSTHLPLQLPKPSAENLDPDRARYRQSLEPILPSTPSGHLSHVSNERPSYSTERPSSADSIDLAVDDYIYSPKLTQRITHPTSHRSIAFSEVGDPKGHVVLCCVGMGLTRYLMAFYDELARTLNLRLVTLDRPGVGESGPHRGDEPNTPLSWPDDVAIVCNHLHVTKFSILAHSAGAIYALATALRIPQHIRGRIHLLAPWIPPSQLLTIGSKKDPAPTNAVPYSQKILRALPTSLLKVANSSFMNATSASFTANLPKSPRRTKRKTAANANAIPPIPPIRSVENDPQTQREDIIPKIKQSASTTTSCRKSDTTLVSRAKSPEDEAERQRDYDTRLTYKIWELATTNANPAVDLLICLERRQTIGFRYVDITRSVVIHHGSKDPRVPAENVQWLGKTMHRCEVRILEGEGHGLMASARVMGNVLTEIAKEWEDWTILVQGKRRATANHATRPGLSIQT, encoded by the exons ATGTCGAACGAAAACCCCGTGCAAGCAGAGTCAGCTCTGCTCAATCGTCGCCGTCGTAAATCGCGCAATGGAACTGATCCAACCTCGCCTGAAGTCATTTCATCCCTCATTTCGTCCCTTTCTACCATCTCCGTGCCTCTtaattcgcatttcgatgCCTTCTCGAAGTTCGATACCGAATCAGTTCCAGAATTAACAGAAGTACCGCCCACAGCACCAATTCGCTCCCCTCCTCCGTCCGAGCAATATGGGTTTGGAATGAGTTACGGTGCCTACAAGCTAGCGGTCGAGCCACCCACGCTACCGTTTCTGCACCCCGACGATGCTGCCTCTTCGCCCGTCGTTCGCATGGCCAGGGCCCCGTCACCAAAGTCACCGCGATCGCCGAGATCTAAGCCCTTCAGAACGACCGACTCATCGTCCACTCGCCCAGCCTCGAGGGAATCCTATACATCTGTGATAGCCGCCCCAGAAACTTCCTCAATTGGAACGATCAGCACAGAGCCTGGCCCTCGTTTGTCAACCCCAAGCATTGCTTCGAATGGTTCGGCAGGGAGGACAAAAAGCCTAAAGGGACAGTTGAGTCTATTGAAGATGTCATCACGAGAATTCATGGGTGAAAAAGATCCTCAAGTCGAGCGCCTGCGAAAGACTACCAGCTATAACGACAGTCTACGACACAACATCCCGCGCAGCCGAGCAAGTTTGCGCTCATTGCATTCTATGCCGGAAGTTACAGAGGAGGCTCGTCCTGCGGACGTCAAGGAAGAGTCATTCGAAGAGAAACTCCCAAGCACTCCACCATTCAAAGATACCCAATTGTTATACAGTACCCCAGATACTTGCAATCCCGGCGGAATTGGGAGCGGTAGAATCATTCCTACTCGCGGCTCCTCTCTTCGACACCGGCATAGCCAGTCGTCGAGCTCCACAAAGCACCGGTCTGCTCGTCATAGTCGATACCCTTCCACGACCAGCAAAGAGTTCAACACAGACGATGGTTCACCGGGAACGAATAATGACGCAGAACAGGTGACCCGCCGGATCCAAGAGTTGAAAGACCAGCAACAGAAGATCAAGAACGAGTTGGAGTTGGGAAACAGCCCTGAACACTCGACTGAGACGAGCCCGGTGAAGCAGGCCAAGATATCAAAGGCATCGCGCATTCTAGGTTATGATGTCAATGAGGTTATGCGGAACGGACTAGTCCTCAATCAGCCACCTTTCGATGAGAGTGCTCCTTCTCCAAACGTGATGACAGGGAAAAGTCGCACTGGGATGCGACTAGGAGCACCACTCGCATCAAAGTCTACCCACCTACCACTCCAGTTGCCCAAGCCATCCGCGGAAAACCTGGATCCCGATAGAGCTAGATACAGACAGTCCCTTGAGCCAATACTGCCAAGCACCCCATCCGGTCATCTGTCCCATGTGTCGAATGAGCGACCCTCCTACAGCACTGAACGACCATCCAGTGCAGATTCAATTGACCTTGCTGTTGACGACTACATCTATTCGCCGAAGCTGACCCAGAGAATAACCCACCCCACCAGCCACCGCTCCATCGCCTTCTCCGAAGTCGGTGATCCCAAGGGCCATGTTGTGCTTTGCTGTGTCGGCATGGGTCTCACTCGGTATCTGATGGCATTTTATGATGAGTTGGCTCGGACGCTCAATCTACGGCTGGTCACATTGGATCGCCCTGGCGTTGGTGAGAGCGGTCCACACCGGGGAGACGAGCCGAACACCCCTCTCAGCTGGCCCG ATGATGTTGCAATCGTTTGCAACCACCTCCACGTGACCAAATTTTCCATCCTTGCCCATTCTGCCGGCGCAATTTACGCTCTTGCGACGGCTCTCCGAATTCCGCAGCATATTCGTGGCCGCATTCATCTCTTAGCTCCATGGATCCCCCCATCTCAGTTGTTGACCATCGGCTCTAAGAAGGATCCCGCGCCCACCAACGCCGTCCCCTATTCTCAAAAAATTCTTCGTGCTCTTCCCACATCGCTTCTCAAAGTGGCCAATTCGAGCTTTATGAATGCTACTAGTGCCAGCTTCACTGCTAATCTACCCAAGTCCCCGCGACGGACCAAGCGCAAGACTGCTGCCAATGCAAATGCCATCCCTCCGATCCCGCCTATACGTTCCGTTGAAAACGACCCGCAGACCCAGCGAGAGGACATTATACCAAAAATAAAACAGTCCGCTTCGACCACTACTTCGTGCAGAAAGAGCGACACGACTCTCGTGTCTCGCGCAAAGTCTCCAGAAGACGAGGCCGAACGGCAGCGTGACTATGACACTCGTCTCACCTACAAGATCTGGGAGCTGGCCACTACCAACGCCAACCCGGCGGTTGATTTGCTGATCTGCCTCGAGCGACGCCAAACAATTGGGTTTCGCTATGTGGACATCACACGATCCGTGGTAATCCATCATGGTAGCAAAGACCCTCGCGTTCCAGCTGAGAATGTCCAGTGGCTTGGAAAAACGATGCACCGCTGTGAGGTCCGGATCCTCGAAGGTGAAGGCCACGGTCTCATGGCATCTGCTCGTGTCATGGGCAATGTCTTGACCGAGATTGCCAAGGAGTGGGAGGACTGGACCATCCTTGTCCAAGGCAAACGCCGAGCCACTGCAAACCATGCTACACGGCCTGGGCTGTCGATCCAAACTTGA
- a CDS encoding Glutaredoxin, eukaryotic/virial has product MPSSQRRLRLIVVAVIAILFLVFYYTGDATKIQNQKFYRSTLDAMKAKEQAKQAKTQEKIQKPVHAPGQIGAASAVAGDKVPIAEIEKAGAPPTTENEDTEEIPIAGRTKMTVPKKGNQDTPSEVQSEIKSKEEKEREEKTQRELEEKERKEAEATTELNAILKRAPVIVFSKSYCPYSKKAKLILLEHYSIEPKPFVVELDKHSLGPYLQALLAQSTGRRTVPNVLVSGKSIGGGDDIAALDQSDELASTLRQMGGKWIVDVSHREDEKSL; this is encoded by the exons ATGCCTTCTTCCCAACGGCGGCTTCGACTGATTGTCGTTGCGGTCATCGCGATTCTTTTCTTGGTCTTTTACTACACT GGCGATGCAACGAAAATCCAGAATCAGAAGTTTTATCGCTCAACCCTCGACGCAATGAAAGCGAAAGAGCAGGCCAAGCAGGCTAAGACCCAAGAGAAGATCCAGAAACCTGTGCATGCGCCCGGACAGATTGGCGCAGCCAGTGCGGTTGCTGGTGACAAGGTGCCCATCGCCGAGATTGAAAAGGCCGGTGCTCCTCCTACTACGGAGAATGAAGATACGGAGGAGATCCCAATTGCGGGACGGACAAAGATGACTGTTCCTAAGAAGGGAAATCAGGATACGCCGTCCGAGGTTCAGTCGGAAATTAAGAgcaaggaggagaaggagcgTGAGGAAAAAACACAGAGAGAGCTcgaggagaaagagaggaaaGAGGCCGAGGCGACAACGGAGCTTAATGCGATCCTTAAGCGGGCTCCAG TCATTGTTTTCTCCAAATCCTATTGCCCCTACAGCAAGAAAGCCAAGTTGATCTTGCTAGAACACTACTCGATCGAGCCGAAACCGTTCGTGGTCGAATTGGACAAGCATTCGCTTGGGCCGTATCTACAGGCCCTGCTCGCACAGAGTACGGGGCGTCGCACTGTGCCCAATGTGCTCGTGAGCGGGAAGAGCATAGGTGGCGGGGACGATATTGCGGCATTGGATCAGAGTGACGAGCTAGCTTCGACGCTGCGACAAATGGGCGGGAAATGGATCGTGGATGTCTCGCACCGGGAAGATGAGAAATCACTGTGA
- a CDS encoding 60S ribosomal protein uL6, translating to MRYIHSEERLPILDNVKVQIRSRIVTVEGPRGKLVKDLSHIAVTFGRPEQNVISIELHHGARKGVATLRTVRTIINNLMIGVTRGFKYKMRYVYAHFPINVNIEPNPETGRSVVEIRNFLGEKYVRRITAQPDVDIAPSANVKDELILTGNSLEGVSQSAADIQQICRVRNKDIRKFLDGLYVSEKGNIIEE from the exons ATGCGGTACATTCACTCCGAGGAACGGCTGCCCATTCTGGACAATG TGAAGGTCCAGATTCGCTCCCGTATCGTGACTGTCGAGGGTCCCCGCGGCAAGCTCGTCAAGGATCTTTCCCACATTGCCGTCACCTTCGGCCGCCCCGAGCAGAACGTCATCTCCATCGAGCTGCACCACGGTGCCCGCAAGGGTGTTGCTACCCTCCGTACCGTCCGTACCATCATTAACAACCTGATGATCGGTGTTACCCGTGGCTTCAAGTACAAGATGCGTTACGTCTACGCTCACTTCCCCATCAACGTCAACATTGAGCCCAACCCCGAGACTGGCCGCTCTGTTGTGGAGATCCG CAACTTCCTCGGTGAGAAGTACGTCCGCCGCATCACTGCCCAGCCCGATGTCGACATCGCTCCCTCCGCCAACGTCAAGGATGAGCTCATCCTCACCGGTAACTCCCTCGAGGGTGTGTCCCAGTCCGCCGCCGACATCCAGCAGATCTGCCGTGTCCGAAACAAGGATATCCGTAAG TTCTTGGACGGTCTTTACGTGTCGGAGAAGGGCAACATCATCGAAGAGTAA